A window of Rhododendron vialii isolate Sample 1 chromosome 13a, ASM3025357v1 contains these coding sequences:
- the LOC131313692 gene encoding pentatricopeptide repeat-containing protein At5g56310, producing the protein MFLLKSFTVSSAVSSSKCTWCTIWTELPYLLKLIVSNADRCHRLLCTTSIANTSAKTRTHHQRLLLLLLSSCSVPKHLYQTHGFLVRSGLDHNILVLSRFIDACSSLGLSEYGYLAFIHSNYYYSNNKKTTIQSNSNPPPEDIIHLYNTMIKALSRQPHSAKEAILLYNNIQLVPGLRPDSYSFPFALKAVVRLSSIQLGRQIHCQAVGTGLDCDVHVLTALIQMYSSCGRGCVVDARKLFDGMHVRDVAPWNAIIAGYAKAGDVDVARYLFNRMPQKNVISWTCIIAGYARVDRPSDAISIFRRMQIEGVEPDEVAMLAVLSACASLGTLELGERIHNYVDTHRLRKTIPLNNALIDMYAKSGNIGKAMEVFEKVKPKSVVTWTTIISGLALHGLGREALEMFARMERDQIKPNDVTFIAVLSACSHVGLVEMGRWFFNSMDSRYGIKPKIEHYGCMIDLLGRSGCLREAHELVMEMPYEANSAIWGSLLAASRMKGDVELAELSLQHLIMVEPHNSGNYTLLSNTYAAVGWWNESGMVRKVMRDSGVIKVPGGSSIEVNYRVHEFSAGGRSHPESGRIYKILSQITIQLKMAGKIHREQWGMLEYENGGSTL; encoded by the coding sequence ATGTTTCTTCTGAAATCGTTCACTGTCAGTAGCGCAGTATCCAGTTCCAAATGCACTTGGTGTACCATTTGGACAGAACTCCCCTACCTTTTGAAACTCATAGTCTCCAACGCTGATCGATGCCACCGCCTTTTGTGTACAACTAGTATTGCGAATACAAGTGCAAAAACAAGAACACACCACCAACGTCTACTCTTGCTCCTCCTCTCCTCGTGCTCCGTCCCCAAACACCTCTACCAAACCCATGGGTTCTTGGTCCGCAGTGGTCTCGATCACAATATCCTTGTCCTCAGCAGATTCATTGACGCTTGCTCCTCCCTGGGTTTATCCGAATATGGCTATTTGGCTTTCATCCACAGCAACTACTACTACTCCAACAACAAGAAGACCACCATCCAATCCAATTCCAATCCGCCACCAGAAGACATCATACACCTATACAACACAATGATCAAGGCTCTCTCTCGTCAACCCCATTCTGCCAAAGAGGCCATTCTTCTTTACAACAATATCCAACTAGTCCCCGGCTTACGCCCGGACTCTTACTCCTTCCCCTTTGCCTTGAAGGCGGTCGTTCGTCTATCCTCAATCCAATTAGGGAGACAGATTCACTGCCAAGCCGTTGGAACCGGACTAGACTGTGACGTTCACGTGTTGACGGCCCTAATTCAGATGTACTCATCCTGCGGCAGAGGGTGCGTGGTTGATGCCCGCAAGCTGTTTGATGGAATGCACGTTAGAGACGTGGCCCCTTGGAATGCGATAATAGCCGGTTATGCAAAGGCTGGTGATGTTGATGTTGCGCGCTACTTGTTCAATCGAATGCCCCAAAAAAATGTGATTTCTTGGACTTGTATCATTGCAGGTTATGCTCGGGTGGACAGGCCGAGTGATGCAATCTCCATCTTCCGCAGAATGCAAATCGAGGGTGTGGAACCCGATGAGGTCGCAATGCTGGCTGTGCTCTCAGCTTGTGCAAGTTTGGGAACCCTTGAATTGGGAGAGCGGATTCATAACTATGTTGACACACACAGGCTGCGCAAGACAATACCTCTTAATAATGCCCTCATTGACATGTATGCAAAATCAGGAAATATCGGAAAGGCGAtggaagtttttgaaaaagtgaagccAAAAAGTGTTGTAACTTGGACGACAATAATATCTGGACTGGCATTACATGGGCTCGGGAGAGAAGCTTTGGAAATGTTTGCTCGCATGGAAAGGGATCAAATTAAGCCAAATGATGTCACTTTCATTGCTGTTCTTTCTGCTTGTAGCCATGTCGGATTGGTTGAAATGGGTCGCTGGTTTTTCAACAGCATGGATTCAAGGTATGGCATTAAGCCAAAGATTGAGCACTATGGCTGTATGATAGATTTACTAGGACGTTCTGGTTGCCTCCGTGAGGCTCACGAACTAGTAATGGAGATGCCATATGAAGCTAATAGTGCTATATGGGGGTCCCTTCTTGCTGCCTCTAGAATGAAAGGCGATGTAGAGCTAGCAGAACTGTCTCTGCAACATCTGATCATGGTGGAGCCCCATAATAGTGGAAATTATACACTTCTCTCTAATACTTATGCTGCAGTTGGTTGGTGGAATGAATCTGGGATGGTGAGGAAAGTGATGAGAGACTCGGGTGTCATAAAGGTTCCAGGTGGGAGTTCCATTGAAGTGAATTATAGAGTTCATGAATTCAGTGCTGGAGGCAGATCACATCCTGAGTCTGGGAGGATATACAAAATTCTCTCCCAGATAACTATACAGTTGAAGATGGCAGGGAAAATACATAGGGAACAATGGGGGATGCTTGAATATGAAAATGGAGGCTCTACTCTTTAA
- the LOC131313701 gene encoding transcription factor Pur-alpha 1 — MEGNSGGGGGGNDVELLCKTLQVEHKLFYFDLKENPRGRYLKISEKTSATRSTIIVPSNGISWFLDLFNYYLNSHDQQQDDVDDDLFSKELQLDTKVFYFDVGENRRGRFLKISEASVSRNRSTIIVPAGSARDEGWAAFRNILAEINEASRLFILPNQQNSDSSERLVGLSDDVGAGFISGHSSQPATASDLNVERSVDVVPPDEIGNLAVSKVIRVDQKRFFFDLGSNNRGHFLRISEVAGSDRSSIILPLSGLKQFHEMVGHFVEVTKDRIEGLTGANVRTVDPPQR; from the exons ATGGAGGGTAAttccggcggcggcggcggagggaATGACGTGGAGTTGCTGTGTAAGACATTACAAGTGGAGCACAAGCTGTTCTACTTCGATCTCAAGGAGAATCCCAGGGGAAGGTACCTCAAAATCTCAGAGAAGACGTCCGCTACTAGGTCAACCATCATAGTCCCTTCCAACGGTATCTCCTGGTTCTTGGATCTTTTCAATTACTACCTCAATTCCCATGATCAACAACAGGACGACGTCGACGACGACCTCTTTAGCAAGGAACTCCAACTCGACACCAAG GTGTTTTACTTTGACGTTGGTGAAAACAGAAGGGGTCGATTCCTTAAG ATATCTGAAGCTTCTGTTAGCAGAAACCGCAGCACTATTATTGTTCCGGCAGGAAGTGCCCGGGATGAAGGCTGGGCAGCATTTAGGAACATTTTGGCAGAGATAAATGAAGCATCAAGGCTTTTTATACTGCCCAATCAG CAAAATTCTGATTCCTCAGAGCGTCTTGTTGGACTATCAGATGATGTGGGGGCTGGCTTCATATCAGGGCACAGTTCCCAACCTGCCACTGCTTCTGACTTGAATGTGGAGAGGTCAGTTGATGTGGTTCCGCCGGATGAAATTGGCAACTTGGCCGTCTCGAAGGTGATTAGGGTTGACCAAAAGAGATTCTTCTTTGATCTTGGGAGCAACAACAGGGGCCATTTCTTGAGGATTTCTGAG GTGGCTGGTTCTGATCGCTCATCCATCATTCTCCCGCTTTCAGGGCTGAAGCAGTTTCATGAAATGGTGGGTCACTTTGTGGAGGTCACTAAGGATCGAATTGAAGGACTGACTGGTGCAAATGTAAGAACAGTGGACCCTCCTCAGAGATGA
- the LOC131313702 gene encoding L-ascorbate oxidase homolog, with protein MGSVMLFKVAAIFLLGLLAGGVLVARAEDPYLYYDWNITYGTISPLGVPQQGILINGQFPGPKINCTSNNNIVVNVFNNLDEPFLLSWYGIQQRKNSWQDGTLGTMCSIQPGTNFTYHFQVKDQIGSYYYFPTTALHRAAGGFGGLQIYSRDLIPVPFDSPADDFSILMGDWYNKGHKSLKKLLDSGRSLGRPDGIQINGKSSKVGDSKSNEPLFTMEAGKTYRYRVCNIGMKTSLNFRIQGHSLKLVELEGSHTVQNVYDALDLHVGQCMSVLVTANQDPKDYYFVVSSRFTKKPLTSVGVIRYANGKGAASIELPSPPPETSVGIAWSINQFRSFRWNLTASAARPNPQGSYHYGQINITRTIKLVNSRVQVDGKLRFAINGVSHIDSLTTPLKLAEYYGVQDKVPFKYDVMEDEPKEGANAKVVVAPNVINGTFRNFVEIILENREKTIQTWHLDGYSFFAVAIEPGKWSPEKRKNYNLMDAVSRHNIQVYPGSWAAIMTTLDNAGMWNLRSEMFERSYLGQQLYVSVLSPARSLRDEYNLPDNTQLCGFVKALPKPAPYTI; from the coding sequence ATGGGTAGCGTTATGTTGTTCAAGGTGGCAGCTATATTTTTGCTGGGCCTTTTGGCTGGTGGGGTTTTGGTGGCAAGGGCTGAAGACCCTTATTTATACTACGATTGGAACATCACCTATGGGACAATCTCCCCCTTGGGTGTCCCCCAGCAAGGCATCCTCATCAACGGTCAATTCCCCGGACCTAAGATCAATTGCACCTCCAATAACAACATCGTGGTCAATGTGTTCAACAACCTCGATGAGCCTTTCCTCCTCTCATGGTACGGCATCCAACAGAGAAAGAACTCTTGGCAAGATGGTACCCTCGGAACCATGTGCTCAATCCAGCCCGGAACAAACTTTACATATCATTTCCAGGTTAAGGACCAAATCGGAAGCTACTACTATTTCCCAACGACAGCCTTGCATAGGGCAGCTGGAGGCTTTGGTGGCCTACAAATCTATAGTCGCGATCTCATCCCTGTTCCCTTTGACTCTCCAGCTGACGATTTCAGCATTTTGATGGGAGATTGGTACAACAAGGGTCACAAATCTCTTAAGAAGCTCTTGGATAGCGGTCGTTCCCTTGGCAGGCCTGATGGAATCCAGATCAATGGCAAGTCTAGCAAGGTTGGCGACAGCAAAAGCAACGAGCCCTTGTTCACAATGGAGGCCGGCAAAACCTATAGGTACAGGGTATGCAACATCGGGATGAAGACCTCCCTTAACTTCAGGATCCAAGGCCACTCCTTGAAGCTGGTGGAGTTGGAGGGTTCTCACACTGTCCAAAACGTGTATGATGCCCTTGACTTGCACGTCGGTCAGTGCATGTCGGTGCTGGTCACTGCCAACCAAGACCCCAAGGACTACTACTTTGTGGTGTCTAGCAGGTTCACCAAGAAGCCGCTCACTTCAGTTGGCGTCATCCGCTATGCCAACGGCAAGGGGGCAGCCTCTATTGAGCTCCCGTCACCCCCACCAGAGACCTCTGTTGGAATTGCTTGGTCTATCAACCAGTTCCGCTCATTCCGCTGGAACCTTACTGCCAGCGCTGCACGCCCCAACCCTCAGGGCTCCTACCACTACGGCCAGATCAACATCACTCGCACCATCAAGCTCGTCAACTCGAGGGTCCAAGTGGACGGAAAGCTTCGTTTTGCAATCAACGGTGTCTCCCACATTGACTCCCTTACCACCCCGCTTAAGCTGGCTGAGTACTACGGAGTCCAGGATAAGGTACCGTTCAAGTATGACGTGATGGAAGACGAGCCTAAAGAAGGTGCAAATGCCAAGGTTGTGGTGGCTCCAAACGTCATTAACGGGACCTTTCGTAACTTTGTGGAGATAATCCTAGAGAATAGGGAGAAAACGATTCAAACATGGCACTTGGACGGGTATTCCTTCTTTGCAGTGGCGATTGAGCCAGGTAAGTGGAGCCCAGAGAAGAGGAAGAACTACAACCTGATGGATGCAGTGAGCAGGCACAACATCCAAGTGTACCCGGGATCGTGGGCAGCAATCATGACAACATTAGACAACGCGGGGATGTGGAACCTAAGGTCAGAGATGTTTGAGAGATCATACTTGGGACAACAGCTCTACGTCAGCGTCCTCTCTCCAGCACGATCTCTTAGGGATGAATACAACCTCCCGGACAACACTCAGCTCTGTGGCTTTGTCAAGGCCTTGCCCAAGCCCGCTCCTTACACCATATAA